Proteins encoded together in one Carya illinoinensis cultivar Pawnee chromosome 3, C.illinoinensisPawnee_v1, whole genome shotgun sequence window:
- the LOC122303479 gene encoding monooxygenase 2-like yields MEEQDVVIVGGGIAGLATAVALKRVGVGALVLEKSEGLRATGTSLGLAPNAWLALEALGVAFKLTATSTPLTKTKITNLDTGAIQESYFPANSFKGQHGLRVVHRKTLLEALAEEVPIDSIRFSSKLKSIENQTQEGSSFAIIHMEDGASIKAKALIGCDGVHSVVARWLGLTAPVNSGRWAVRGLAVFPDGHGLNHEFQQFVTIGKRAGFAPLNDNEIYWFLACKFSSKGEDRIAHDPEMIKREVTDNLAKDFPPLYLRVVQHSDLSTLTWAPLMFRFPWDLIFGSLSKGNITVAGDALHPMTPDLGQGGCAALEDAVVLGRHIGNLNIRNKRLVAGEPLAGALERYTKERRWRAATLITGSYLSGWVQQDGSGWWMKFFRDVIFYRLLFTRIFNFIQYDCGELPCVSSNSPELENRSKIE; encoded by the exons atggAAGAACAGGATGTGGTGATAGTGGGAGGAGGTATAGCGGGTTTGGCAACAGCGGTAGCCTTGAAGAGAGTAGGGGTTGGAGCGTTGGTGTTAGAGAAATCCGAAGGGTTAAGAGCAACAGGCACGTCCTTGGGTCTTGCCCCAAATGCTTGGCTTGCCCTTGAAGCCCTCGGCGTAGCCTTCAAGCTCACCGCAACTTCTACCCCTCTCACTAA GACGAaaataacaaatcttgataCTGGAGCAATTCAAGAGTCCTATTTCCCGGCCAATTCTTTCAA GGGTCAACATGGACTTAGAGTAGTACATCGTAAAACCTTACTGGAAGCTCTGGCAGAAGAAGTGCCAATTGACTCCATCCGTTTCTCTTCTAAGCTCAAGTCCATTGAAAACCAAACACAAGAAGGCTCATCCTTTGCTATCATTCATATGGAGGATGGAGCTAGCATCAAAGCAAAG GCTCTTATAGGGTGTGATGGGGTACACTCGGTTGTGGCACGTTGGTTAGGACTCACTGCGCCAGTCAACTCCGGCCGATGGGCAGTGCGTGGATTGGCCGTATTTCCCGATGGCCATGGATTGAACCATGAATTCCAACAATTTGTAACAATCGGCAAAAGAGCTGGTTTCGCTCCTCTCAATGATAACGAGATCTACTGGTTTCTCGCCTGCAAATTTTCTTCAAAAG GAGAAGATCGCATCGCACATGACCCCGAGATGATAAAAAGAGAAGTTACTGACAATCTTGCCAAGGATTTTCCCCCACTGTACTTGAGGGTTGTACAGCATTCAGATCTCTCTACTCTTACATGGGCTCCACTGATGTTTAGGTTTCCATGGGACTTGATATTCGGAAGCTTGAGCAAAGGGAATATCACAGTGGCAGGTGATGCCTTGCATCCTATGACACCAGACCTAGGACAAGGTGGTTGCGCTGCATTGGAAGATGCCGTTGTTTTGGGCAGACACATTGGAAACTTAAATATCCGAAACAAAAGACTTGTTGCTGGAGAACCGTTGGCAGGAGCCTTGGAAAGATATACTAAGGAGAGGAGGTGGCGTGCCGCTACCTTGATCACGGGGTCGTATCTATCAGGGTGGGTACAACAAGATGGTTCTGGATGGTGGATGAAATTCTTCAGGGATGTGATTTTCTATAGGCTTCTCTTCActagaatatttaattttatacagTATGATTGTGGGGAGCTGCCCTGTGTTTCATCAAACAGTCCTGAATTGGAGAACCGAAGTAAGATTGAGTAG